TTTCCTTTCGTCTTTTTTAAATATCTGGGGAAGAGTGTCGCAATGAACCAGAACTCGTCGCGAAGACCTGCCATCAAAGCCCTTCCAATActcatcgctcacaggatgagtatatgattacacaataaactacaactcacaggatgagtatgaagtACACACTAAACTTATCACTCGCATGATGAGTTTATGAGGTACACAGTAAACTATCACTCACGATATGAGTATAAGGAGTGCACAATACACAACCACTCACAGATGAgtttatgaggtgcacaataaactagccaacGCGAGTGAAAGCAATCAATCAGGTCCATGGTCGACtcatcaacactgtcactcaaGGTCGTCATGAGCATCCCCTGCGGTCAAGAACCTCCTCATCTTGACCCTATCCCTGATCTAATCATCCAGACATTAATGACCGTAGTTTCAAAACAAGCATAAGTTAATTTAAAAAGGCTAAACTCAGCGTTGAGTACATTATCTGTAGTGATGAAGCGGCCGAGAACTGATCATATAGTCTGCAAAGGAACTTTACAGATTCACTTTTTTAATAGTTTTCCTCCATTGTCTCCAGCAGGAGAATTGAAGACACCAACGCTAGATCACTGACTCATTGTCAACTTCATGTTCGAGGGACGTAGGTGAGTTGTGGATGCTGGCACGAATGGTGTGGCCAATGGCATGAGAGATGTGGCTGGTGGCAtgagaggtgtggctggtggcatgAGAGGTGTGGCTGATGGCATGAAAGGTTTGGCCTTAATCCACTGAGGGATGTGGTCGTGTTACCGCACCTGGGCGTCCTCGCGGTCAGCAAGGAGCAAAGAGGATGAAGAGGCCAAGAACTAGATGATGCAGGGGGCCGGGGGGAGTGGTCGTGGAGGGAAGATCAAGAAGTATATAAAGGCTGCAGCTCGGCCCATCACCACAGTCCAGCCAAGACATCAGAAGCAACATGTTCTCGGTAAGGACCTCTCCGGGACTGTCTCGAGCTGGACAACTGTCGTTGTCTACACCTACAATATAACGCAGCTGCTACATGCGCTTCAATGTTTTCATTTTAGTTGTATACTGGTAGAATGTTGTGGTTCACGCTAAGCGAAttttacacacatgcacataaaACAACCAGCTCTGTGCTTATGTTTCTCCGAAATAATAAATATTCACATGATTTCATTAGGTTTTAAAGACATTCACtgatagattttgcagttcaggtactcgtaaatatgtgagagcacCGTGCTTGAATAAAAAATCTTTATATTCTTTGTAACATAAAGCGAAGTATACGGGTGAGGATCCAGGTGATGGAAGGGCGATGATATAGTTTGATAGAGGTTCCACTGGATAGGTCAGGCAGTTCCAAGTGTCTAAGCTCATGAAGGTCACCCATATTGTTTCTGGGTCATCAGATGAGGAAGACCAGTTGGAGGTCATCACCACAATGGCTACATATTCTTGCAGAAGTTGGTATTGTGTGTCGTAGTGGCGGTGGCGGCCGCGGCGCCCCAGGGGTACGGGCCACCTCCACCATCCTACGGCGCCCCCTCAGGTCCTGTTGTGCCCATCCTAAAGGACGATCGTCAGGGACCTGACCAGGCCGGCAACTACAACTTCAACTTCGAGACTGGTGACGGCATCAATCGTCAGGAGCAGGGCGCCCCTCAGGGCCCAGCTGGGGCCGTGGCAGCTCAGGGAG
This sequence is a window from Procambarus clarkii isolate CNS0578487 chromosome 80, FALCON_Pclarkii_2.0, whole genome shotgun sequence. Protein-coding genes within it:
- the LOC123746294 gene encoding cuticle protein AM1199, which gives rise to MFSKLVLCVVVAVAAAAPQGYGPPPPSYGAPSGPVVPILKDDRQGPDQAGNYNFNFETGDGINRQEQGAPQGPAGAVAAQGGWSFTFPDGTPANFKFVADGAGYRVESPLLPTPPPLPPHAIAQIEFARQQEAAGGPRPQYGAPPPRPGYN